ATATGGATGACCGATAACACTAATTCCGGTTCTACCCCGGCTTTAGTCGCTTCACGGTGCACCTTTCTTAGTAGTTCGAGGCGTTGCTGTGGGTCTTTGATATATCGACTCATTCGTCCAGACATATCCACAAGCCAAACTTCTGCGTCGAAGCGATCTTCAAAGCTGCTAGACTCATTTACATTTTGCTTGAGTGCTGCTCGTAACTCAGGGTCGATGGTCTGGCTAATAGCAGAAGTAGTGAGCATCATTGCCACAATAGTGGTGATTATTGATCTCAACCTACTTCTGGCCATGCTGTTA
This genomic window from Alkalimarinus sediminis contains:
- a CDS encoding lytic transglycosylase domain-containing protein, with product MARSRLRSIITTIVAMMLTTSAISQTIDPELRAALKQNVNESSSFEDRFDAEVWLVDMSGRMSRYIKDPQQRLELLRKVHREATKAGVEPELVLSVIHIESHFDRFAISRVGAQGLMQVMPFWKSEIGRPTDNLTNVDTNLRYGCTILKHYIDREKGDLIRALARYNGSLGKTWYPEKVLTAWEKYWFVNNI